Part of the Longimicrobium sp. genome is shown below.
GTGTAGCTCCCGCCGTCGGCCAGGTTGGCGAAGAGGTACTGCCCCGTCCCGTCGGTGGTCACCGTGCCGGCGGCGCTCCCGGAGAGCGTCACCGTGGCCCCCGCGAGCGGCGTTCCCGTGGCCGTCCTCACCACCCCGGCGATGCGGCGGCGGATCACCGTTCCCGCGAAGTCGCCCGTCTGGTTGGCCGCCAGCGAGGCGAAGGTGCGCGACGGCGGGGTGAACGCGTAGTGCGCCAGCACCGGCGTCACCGTGTACGAACCGCCCTGCGAAAGCCCAAGGAAGCTGTACCGCCCGTCGCCGACGGTGGCCATCTCGGCCGTGCGCGATCCCGAAAGCATCACCCGCACCCCCTGCGCCGGCGCGCCGTCCACCGTCACCAGCCCCGAGATGGTGAAGGTGGCCCGCCCCTCGCCGGTGAGCGTCGCCACCGCCAGCGGCTCGCCGGTGGTGGAGCGCACGGTGAGCGTGGCCGTGACCGGGCCCGGCGCGGTGGGGCCGAACTCCACGTCCACGTCCACCGTCATCCCCGGGCCCAGGGTGAACGGCCCGGCGAAGTACGGCGCCTCGAACGGCCGCTGCACTTCCAGCGAGCCGATCTGCACCGACTCGCCCGTCTCGTTGTGCAGGGTGAGCGTCTGGCCCGACAGCGTGTTCACGTCCGTGGGCGGGAAGGCGGTGTTGCCGGAGATGCGCAGCCGGTAGGCGTTGCGCAGGAAGCGGTCGATGGCCGTCCACGTACCGGTCACCAGCCGCACCCGCTCGTCCATCGGCGGGCTCACCGCGGCCGAGGCGAAGCCGGGGACGTGGAAGTGCCCCGACGGCAGCGCGGGCCGGTTGCGCGTGCGCACCAGCGCCGTGCGGTAGAAGATCTCGTTCGACAGGAAGTTGCCCCCCGAGCCCTCGTCGGCGGTGCCGCTGGGGACGTCGGCCACGCGCGTGTACGCGGCGGGGTCGCCGGGGTTCGGCTCCGGCCGCGACGCGCCGTTCAGCACGCGGTACGACTGGTCGAAGAGGAGGTCGTTCCCCGCCGGGTTGGGGCCCTGCAGCACCTCGCGCGCGGTGACGATCTGCGGGAGCGTGGTCTCCAGGAACTGCGGCCCGCCCGCGATGGCGCCCCCCGGGTCGCGGAGGTTCGCGGCGACCACGGCGCCCGGCGCCCGCACCCGGTTGTTGTCGATCGTATCCACGCGGTTGTGCCCGGCCCAGCGCTCGATGTCGTAGTAGGGCCGGCCGCCGTTCTGGCTGCAGGTGACCAGCAGGACGATGGAGCTCAGGCCGGGGCGCACGGCCGTCTCGATCAGCCCCTGGTCGAACTCGGCGTAGCGCACCGGGAACACCGCCGTGCGGATGTACACGGGAGGAGTGGTCTGGGTGACCGGCCCGTTCAGCGCCAGCGCGGCCACGCCCGAGGGGTTGCTCTGCCCGGGTGCGCCGGGGAGCTGGAAGGGGTCGAAGCCGGTCACGATCACCCGCCGGTACCCCGCCGGCGCGGCGTCCAGGCTGATGCGCCCGTCGGGCTCCAGCCCGCGCGACGGCCACTCCAGCGACTGGATGAGCGCCTGCAGCGTGTCGGGCGCCACCGCGGCGCGGCGGCCGTACGCGCGCAGCCCGGCGATGGCCTGCAGCCGCGCCCAGTACAGCGGCCGGTCGTCCACCCCCGTGTGCGTGGCCGCCATCACCCCGGCGCGCACCGTCTGCGCGGCCACGTCCCACAGCCGCTTCCCCTCGCCCTGCAGCAGCGCGGCGATCGACGATCCCGCCGCGGCGCCGGCCACCTTGCCGTACACCGCCGCCGCGAACCCCGCGATGTCGGGAACCGAGCCGGCCACGATCCGCAGCGGCTCGTCCAGCACGCGCAGGTACTCCTCGAAGTTCTCGTCGCTGCGCACCACCGCGCGCAGCGCCGTGCCCGCCAGCTGCACCTTTCCCGCGCCGGTGGCCGCGGCCGAGAGCGGCACCTCCAGCAGCACGTGCCGGTCGGCCGCCGCCAGCCCCGGCGCCACGCGCCTGGGCGGCGTGGCCGCCGGGTCCTCGCGGTGGTAGGGGAGAACGGTGAGCGTGCCGACCTCCACCAGCGTTCCCGCGTGGCTCCCCGCCGGGAGGGTGACGGTGACCTCGCCCTGCGCGGCCAGCGCGCCGCCGAAGAAGTTCGCCACCGCCTGCGCGCCGTTGCGCTCGGCGCTGAAGCCCAGCCCGCCCAGCGGCGCGCCGGCCACCGGGGCGCCGTTGGTGATGGGCACCAGCAGGATCCGCGACGCGCCCACCGTCACCTTCACGTCGAGCGGGTTCTGCGCCATTCCCCCGGTCACCCGCAACCCCAGCGCGAAGGTGCGCTGCGTCTCCCACGGCTCGAAGCGCTCCATCTCCCACACCGTGCCCAGCTGCGCCGCCCCCGTGCCGCCGGGGAAGCCGAACGAGCGCGCCACCTGCAGGGTGGCCGCGTCGGTGGGCGTGGTGCGGAAGGTCAGCACCGGTTCCACGGTCACCGCGGCGCGCACCCGCACCGGCAGCGAGCCCAGCAGCACCCGCGGCTCCAGCCCGGCGGCCACGAAGCGGGCGATGTCGAACCCCAGCACGTCGGCCGGCCAGAAGCCCAGCCGCGCCGAGGCGCCGTCGGGCACGGCCAGCCGCACGTGGATGACGTTGCCGCCCTCCAGCAGCGCGAACGCGGTTCCGCCGGCCAGCGAGCCGGGGTCCAGCACCGTGGGCGCGGGCTGCTCCAGGTAGAACTCCGGCTGGTACCCCAGGTCGCGCACGTCCTGCAGCGGCCCGGTGGGGTTCCCCGCCGCGTCCAGCGGCTGGGCCAGCGCGCGCACCAGCGCGGTGTCCTGCAGGTCCATCACCAGCGTGGGCGGCACCCCCTCGGGCTCGGGGTCCTGCGAGGTGATGACGATGTGCCCCAGCGTGGCACCGGGCGCCGCGGTCAGGCAGTAGTCCGCCTGGAACCCCTGCTGCACCGTCTCGGGGTCGCGCCCCGGCGCGAAGCGCACCAGCTGCAGCGCGAAGCTCCACGGCAGGCAGCACGCCCCCTCGCCGCGCACGAAGTAGTACGCCTGCGAGTTGCCGTACTGGTCGGGGAACACCGTCTGGCCGTTGTCGGTGGCCAGCTGGAAGCGCCCGCCGCAGGGAAGGAGGCTGGTGGAGACCGGGCCGATCCCCGCGTGCGTCACCCGGAAGGTCTCGGTGCCCAGCTGCAGGCTGTGCCCGTCGGTGCCGATCCGGAAGACGACGCCGATGGAGATGTTCAGCGACGCCAGCTGCACCAGCTGCCCGCCCGGGAGCACCATGGCCAGCAGCGCGGCGATCTGCAGGGTGACGCTGATCTCGATCCGGATGCTGAACACCACCGAGCCGATGGCCCAGGGGTACAGGTCGGCGAACTCGTTGAGGAACCCGAACGGGTCCACCTGATAGCGGAAGCCCACGATCAGGACCACGCGGATGCGCACGATCAGGTTCACCCGCAGCGCCAGCAGCAGCCCCGCGCCGCGCACCCGCACCAGCGTGCCCACCCGCGCCGGCACGTCGCTCGCGCCCGGGCCGCCGCCGTCGAAGAACGGGATCAGGCGCACCTCGTTGATGATCTCCAGGAAGATCACCTGGTCCACCAGCACGATCTCGAAGCCGCCCCAGTCGAAGAACAGCCCGTGCGGGCTTCCGCCCTTCAGGCTGAACACCGCGCTGTCGCTCTCGGTGGGCGCCAGCATGCGCTGGCCGGGCACCGTCTCCAGCGCCAGCACGGGCACGCCGGGGCCGGTCTGCGCCATCACCGCGTAGCTTTGCGTGGACGACGAGGCCTTCGCGGCCACCTCGCTGCTGGCCACCACCTGCAGGTCGTAGCGCCCCACCTCGGCGCCGGCGGCGCTGCGCACGCTGAGCTGCTTGGCCTGGGTGGACGCGGCCTGCGCGTCGGTCAGGCTCACCAGCCCCACCAGCGTGCGGTCGTCGCTCTTCTGCACGTGCACGGTGGCGCCGGCGCCAAAGTCCAGCGTGGCCCCCGCCAGGTTGCGGCCGGCCACCACCACCAGCGTGGGCTGGTCGGGCTGCAGCGTGGGGGTGAAGGCCAGCGGCACCGGCACCGTCTTCGGCAGCACGGTGAACATCTGCCGGCTGCTCTCGAACACGCCGTCGCCGCCGGCCCCGGCGCGGCGGCTGGCCAGCACCTGGATCACCAGCCGCTCCAGCGGCTGCAGCGCCGGCGAGGCCGTCACCCGCAGGGTGAAGGTCAGCGCGTCGATGCCGGTGGCCGCGTCCTGCGCGGCGCTGAAGCCCAGCACGTTCACCGCGGCGCGGGCGGGCCCGCGCAGCGCCAGCGTCCCGTTGTTGTACGCATCCAGCAGGTTGCGCCCGCGCACGGTGATCTGGCTCTGGGTGTCCTCGATCACCACCGGCGGGGTCACGCCCAGCACCTCGGCGGCCTGGCCGGGGGTG
Proteins encoded:
- a CDS encoding carboxypeptidase regulatory-like domain-containing protein; amino-acid sequence: MDTGMPATIDDQPPPGDDPPVEWSTLSLDSITPVGGALAGGITATLGGSGFQEGAEVYFGSTAATDVAVQDDGTATATIPAAAQAGSVTVTVVNPDGSSSSLAGGYTYVANTPGQAAEVLGVTPPVVIEDTQSQITVRGRNLLDAYNNGTLALRGPARAAVNVLGFSAAQDAATGIDALTFTLRVTASPALQPLERLVIQVLASRRAGAGGDGVFESSRQMFTVLPKTVPVPLAFTPTLQPDQPTLVVVAGRNLAGATLDFGAGATVHVQKSDDRTLVGLVSLTDAQAASTQAKQLSVRSAAGAEVGRYDLQVVASSEVAAKASSSTQSYAVMAQTGPGVPVLALETVPGQRMLAPTESDSAVFSLKGGSPHGLFFDWGGFEIVLVDQVIFLEIINEVRLIPFFDGGGPGASDVPARVGTLVRVRGAGLLLALRVNLIVRIRVVLIVGFRYQVDPFGFLNEFADLYPWAIGSVVFSIRIEISVTLQIAALLAMVLPGGQLVQLASLNISIGVVFRIGTDGHSLQLGTETFRVTHAGIGPVSTSLLPCGGRFQLATDNGQTVFPDQYGNSQAYYFVRGEGACCLPWSFALQLVRFAPGRDPETVQQGFQADYCLTAAPGATLGHIVITSQDPEPEGVPPTLVMDLQDTALVRALAQPLDAAGNPTGPLQDVRDLGYQPEFYLEQPAPTVLDPGSLAGGTAFALLEGGNVIHVRLAVPDGASARLGFWPADVLGFDIARFVAAGLEPRVLLGSLPVRVRAAVTVEPVLTFRTTPTDAATLQVARSFGFPGGTGAAQLGTVWEMERFEPWETQRTFALGLRVTGGMAQNPLDVKVTVGASRILLVPITNGAPVAGAPLGGLGFSAERNGAQAVANFFGGALAAQGEVTVTLPAGSHAGTLVEVGTLTVLPYHREDPAATPPRRVAPGLAAADRHVLLEVPLSAAATGAGKVQLAGTALRAVVRSDENFEEYLRVLDEPLRIVAGSVPDIAGFAAAVYGKVAGAAAGSSIAALLQGEGKRLWDVAAQTVRAGVMAATHTGVDDRPLYWARLQAIAGLRAYGRRAAVAPDTLQALIQSLEWPSRGLEPDGRISLDAAPAGYRRVIVTGFDPFQLPGAPGQSNPSGVAALALNGPVTQTTPPVYIRTAVFPVRYAEFDQGLIETAVRPGLSSIVLLVTCSQNGGRPYYDIERWAGHNRVDTIDNNRVRAPGAVVAANLRDPGGAIAGGPQFLETTLPQIVTAREVLQGPNPAGNDLLFDQSYRVLNGASRPEPNPGDPAAYTRVADVPSGTADEGSGGNFLSNEIFYRTALVRTRNRPALPSGHFHVPGFASAAVSPPMDERVRLVTGTWTAIDRFLRNAYRLRISGNTAFPPTDVNTLSGQTLTLHNETGESVQIGSLEVQRPFEAPYFAGPFTLGPGMTVDVDVEFGPTAPGPVTATLTVRSTTGEPLAVATLTGEGRATFTISGLVTVDGAPAQGVRVMLSGSRTAEMATVGDGRYSFLGLSQGGSYTVTPVLAHYAFTPPSRTFASLAANQTGDFAGTVIRRRIAGVVRTATGTPLAGATVTLSGSAAGTVTTDGTGQYLFANLADGGSYTVSVSRPGYTFAPASQAFNNLAADTSFDFPGSAASYTITGQVTANGAALQGATVTLSGTQGGTATTDASGNYAFTVLGDGSYTVTPSRPAYTFTPSSASFQNVAASQSAAFTGTQVVMVRSNVASAWMGGSAVASSEYSSYRAAYIATNGDRNGTPRSYDPAPEAGVWQDGTQNQYPDWLEISFAPRAITEVDIYLPQDNPYSPAEITESLTFSMFGIQDFNVEYWTGSAWQVLPGGAIVNNDRVWRRIAFAPITTGKVRVVVFRGMGGWSRITELEVWSGGPHTNVASAAVGAVARASSEASAARSAATAINGDRRGTHPAGDPFPGGGWQSASAVSGEWLEVQFPAQATISEVSVFSVQDNQAAPAEPTEAMTFTQYGVQDFQVQYWTGSAWVRVPGGAVTNNDRVWRRIAFPPLTTDRVRVVVTRAAGGYSRIAQLEAWS